The following proteins come from a genomic window of Pseudomonas sp. MAG733B:
- a CDS encoding ABC transporter permease translates to MLSPYMSPIERVWFYSLRILCGLILLFLILPVLVIIPLSFNSGSFLVYPLQGFSLQWYHDFFASAEWMRALKNSIIVAPAATVLAMIFGTLAAIGLTRGDFPGKALVMALVISPMVVPVVIIGVASYLFFAPLGLGNSFFSLIVVHAVLGVPFVIITVSATLQGFNHNLVRAAASLGASPLTAFRRVTLPLIAPGVISGALFAFATSFDEVVVTLFLAGPEQATLPRQMFSGIRENLSPTIAAAATLLIAFSVILLLTLEWLRGRSEKLRTAQV, encoded by the coding sequence ATGCTGAGTCCTTACATGTCGCCCATCGAACGGGTGTGGTTCTACAGCTTGCGGATTCTCTGCGGCTTGATTCTGTTGTTCCTGATCCTGCCGGTGCTGGTGATCATTCCGCTGTCGTTCAACTCCGGCAGTTTCCTGGTGTACCCGCTGCAAGGCTTCTCGCTGCAGTGGTACCACGATTTCTTCGCCTCGGCGGAGTGGATGCGCGCCCTGAAGAACAGCATCATCGTCGCCCCGGCGGCCACGGTGCTGGCGATGATTTTCGGCACGCTGGCGGCCATCGGCCTGACCCGTGGCGACTTTCCCGGCAAGGCGCTGGTGATGGCGCTGGTCATTTCGCCAATGGTGGTGCCAGTGGTGATCATCGGTGTGGCCAGCTATCTGTTCTTCGCGCCATTGGGGCTGGGCAACAGCTTCTTCTCGTTGATCGTGGTGCATGCGGTGCTGGGTGTGCCGTTTGTAATCATCACGGTGTCGGCGACGTTGCAAGGCTTTAACCACAATCTGGTTCGCGCTGCTGCCAGCCTCGGCGCTTCGCCGCTGACCGCGTTCCGTCGGGTGACCTTGCCGCTGATTGCGCCGGGTGTAATTTCCGGTGCGTTGTTCGCCTTCGCTACCTCCTTCGATGAAGTGGTGGTGACGCTGTTCCTCGCCGGCCCCGAGCAAGCGACGCTGCCTCGGCAGATGTTCAGCGGCATCCGCGAAAACCTCAGCCCGACCATCGCCGCCGCCGCGACGCTGCTGATTGCCTTCTCGGTGATCCTGCTGCTGACGCTGGAATGGTTGCGTGGTCGCAGCGAGAAACTGCGTACTGCACAGGTTTAA
- the rpe gene encoding ribulose-phosphate 3-epimerase: MQPFVIAPSILSADFARLGEEVDNVLAAGADFVHFDVMDNHYVPNLTIGPMVCAALRKYGVTAPIDAHLMVSPVDRIVGDFIEAGATYITFHPEATQHVDRSLQLIREGGCKSGLVFNPATPLDVLKYVMDKVDMILLMSVNPGFGGQKFIPGTLDKLREARALIDASGRDIRLEIDGGVNVNNIREIAAAGADTFVAGSAIFNAPNYQEVIDKMRSELALARP; this comes from the coding sequence ATGCAGCCCTTCGTAATTGCTCCGTCGATTCTCTCCGCCGACTTCGCCCGCCTGGGTGAAGAAGTGGACAACGTCCTGGCCGCTGGCGCCGATTTCGTGCATTTCGATGTCATGGACAACCATTACGTGCCAAACCTGACCATCGGCCCGATGGTCTGCGCGGCCCTGCGCAAGTACGGCGTGACTGCGCCAATCGACGCGCACCTGATGGTCAGCCCGGTGGACCGCATCGTCGGCGACTTCATCGAAGCCGGCGCCACGTACATCACCTTCCACCCGGAAGCCACCCAGCACGTCGATCGTTCCCTGCAACTGATCCGTGAAGGCGGCTGCAAGTCGGGCCTGGTGTTCAACCCGGCGACCCCGCTGGACGTACTCAAGTACGTGATGGACAAGGTCGACATGATCCTGCTGATGAGCGTCAACCCAGGCTTCGGCGGGCAGAAGTTCATCCCCGGCACCCTCGACAAGCTGCGTGAAGCGCGGGCATTGATCGATGCTTCCGGTCGCGACATTCGTCTGGAAATCGACGGCGGTGTGAACGTGAACAACATTCGCGAAATCGCCGCGGCGGGCGCCGACACCTTTGTCGCCGGCTCGGCCATCTTCAATGCGCCGAACTATCAGGAAGTCATCGACAAGATGCGTTCCGAACTGGCGCTGGCTCGCCCATGA
- a CDS encoding ABC transporter permease, with product MAIAVPVNAGTDPTLKQRLKHAERVNRWKAQVLIAPLVLFLLLVFLVPIVALLYKSVGNPEVVGGMPRTVSAIASWDGRGLPAEPVYKAAAEDLAEARKNQTLGDLSKRLNMELAGYRSLLTKTARALPLATEPASYKEALEGLDERWGDPAYWQAVRRNTSSITPYYLLAAVDHRIDDLGEIAPATPDQAIYLDIFARTFWMGLIITVICLMLAYPLAYLLANLPSRQSNLLMILVLLPFWTSILVRVAAWIVLLQSGGLINSGLMAMGIIDKPIELVFNRVGVYISMVHILLPFMILPIYSVMKGISPTYMRAAISLGCHPFASFWRVYFPQTYAGVGAGCLLVFILAIGYYITPALLGSPNDQMVSYFVAFYTNTSINWGMATALGGLLLLATVVLYLIYSWLVGASRLRLS from the coding sequence ATGGCTATCGCCGTTCCCGTGAACGCGGGCACTGACCCCACCTTGAAGCAGCGGCTCAAGCATGCCGAGCGGGTCAACCGCTGGAAGGCCCAGGTCCTGATCGCGCCGCTGGTGCTGTTTCTGTTGCTGGTGTTCCTGGTGCCGATCGTGGCGCTGCTCTACAAAAGCGTGGGCAACCCGGAAGTGGTTGGCGGCATGCCGCGCACCGTGTCCGCCATCGCCAGTTGGGACGGCCGAGGCCTGCCCGCTGAACCGGTTTACAAAGCGGCCGCCGAAGACCTCGCCGAAGCCCGCAAGAATCAAACCCTGGGTGATTTGTCCAAGCGCCTGAACATGGAACTGGCCGGCTACCGCAGCCTGCTGACCAAAACTGCCCGCGCCTTGCCGCTCGCCACTGAACCGGCCTCCTATAAAGAAGCGCTGGAAGGTCTCGATGAGCGCTGGGGCGACCCGGCCTACTGGCAAGCGGTACGCCGCAACACCAGCAGCATCACCCCGTATTACCTGCTGGCGGCCGTCGATCATCGCATCGACGACCTCGGCGAAATCGCCCCGGCCACTCCTGACCAGGCGATCTACCTCGACATCTTTGCCCGTACCTTCTGGATGGGCCTGATCATCACCGTGATCTGCCTGATGCTGGCCTATCCACTGGCTTACCTGCTGGCGAACCTGCCGTCGCGCCAAAGCAACCTGCTGATGATCCTGGTGCTGCTGCCGTTCTGGACCTCGATTCTTGTACGGGTCGCCGCGTGGATCGTGTTGCTGCAATCGGGTGGCCTGATCAACAGCGGCCTGATGGCCATGGGCATCATCGATAAGCCGATCGAGCTGGTGTTCAACCGTGTCGGTGTCTACATCTCGATGGTGCACATCCTGCTGCCGTTCATGATTCTGCCAATCTACAGCGTGATGAAAGGCATCTCGCCGACTTACATGCGTGCCGCGATTTCCCTCGGCTGCCACCCGTTCGCCAGTTTCTGGCGGGTGTACTTCCCGCAGACCTATGCCGGTGTCGGCGCCGGTTGCCTGTTGGTGTTCATCCTCGCCATCGGCTACTACATCACCCCGGCATTGCTGGGCAGCCCGAACGATCAGATGGTCAGCTACTTCGTCGCCTTCTACACCAACACCAGCATCAACTGGGGCATGGCGACTGCGCTCGGCGGGCTGCTGTTGCTGGCGACGGTCGTGCTTTATCTGATTTACAGCTGGCTGGTGGGCGCGAGCCGCCTGCGCCTGAGCTAA
- a CDS encoding ABC transporter substrate-binding protein, with product MLKSLKFTALVMGMIGASHAMAAGPDLTVVSFGGANKAAQVKAFYAPWEAAGNGKIVAGEYNGEMAKVKAMVDTKSVSWDLVEVESPELSRGCDEDMFEQLDPALFGKTEDYVKGAIQPCGVGFFVWSTVLAYNADKLASAPTSWVDFWDTKKFPGKRGLRKGAKYTLEFALMADGVAPKDVYKVLAGKDGQDRAFKKLDELKPNIQWWEAGAQPPQYLASGDVVMSSAYNGRIAAVQKESNLKVVWNGGIYDFDAWAIPKGLDAKRAEAAKKFIAFSVQPQQQKTYSENIAYGPANTQAVPLLAKDVLKDMPTTPENIANQVQIDVSFWADNGEQLEQRFNSWAAK from the coding sequence ATGTTGAAATCCCTGAAATTCACAGCTCTGGTCATGGGCATGATCGGCGCCTCGCACGCGATGGCCGCGGGTCCGGACCTGACCGTCGTGTCCTTTGGCGGGGCGAACAAGGCGGCGCAGGTCAAAGCCTTCTACGCACCGTGGGAAGCGGCAGGCAACGGCAAGATCGTGGCGGGCGAATACAACGGTGAAATGGCCAAGGTCAAGGCCATGGTCGACACCAAGAGCGTGTCCTGGGACCTAGTAGAAGTTGAGTCGCCAGAACTGTCCCGTGGTTGCGACGAAGACATGTTCGAGCAACTGGACCCGGCACTGTTCGGCAAAACCGAAGATTACGTCAAAGGCGCTATCCAGCCATGCGGCGTGGGCTTCTTCGTGTGGTCGACCGTGTTGGCTTACAACGCCGACAAACTGGCTTCCGCGCCGACCAGTTGGGTCGATTTCTGGGACACCAAGAAATTCCCGGGCAAGCGCGGCCTGCGTAAAGGCGCCAAGTACACCCTGGAATTCGCACTGATGGCCGACGGCGTTGCGCCGAAGGACGTCTACAAAGTGCTGGCCGGCAAAGACGGTCAGGACCGCGCGTTCAAGAAACTCGATGAACTCAAGCCGAACATCCAGTGGTGGGAAGCCGGCGCACAGCCGCCGCAATACCTCGCCTCCGGTGACGTGGTCATGAGCTCGGCCTACAACGGTCGCATCGCTGCCGTACAGAAAGAAAGCAACCTGAAAGTGGTCTGGAACGGCGGCATCTACGACTTCGACGCATGGGCCATTCCAAAAGGTCTGGACGCCAAGCGCGCTGAAGCGGCGAAGAAGTTCATCGCCTTCTCGGTACAGCCACAGCAGCAGAAGACCTACTCGGAAAACATCGCCTACGGCCCGGCCAACACCCAAGCCGTACCGCTGCTGGCCAAGGATGTCCTGAAAGACATGCCGACCACCCCGGAAAACATCGCCAACCAGGTGCAGATCGACGTCAGCTTCTGGGCTGACAACGGCGAGCAACTGGAACAGCGCTTCAATTCCTGGGCTGCGAAGTAA
- a CDS encoding iron-containing alcohol dehydrogenase — MSLSSFKIAHKLITGAGAIEQLSAELSRLDIDNPLIVTDAALVKSGTVELALAQLGDRSYEIFDRVLPDPEIAIVEDCMRVYREGGHDGLIGLGGGSAIDIAKSVAAYAGYHGALEDLFGVDQVPRKGPPLIAIPTTAGTGSEVTNVAILSDKVAQLKKGIVSDYLLPDVALVSPQMTLTCPRGVTAASGVDALVHAIESYLSVNASPITDALAIGAIKLIAKALPKAYANPSNLQAREDMATASLMAGMAFGNAGVGAVHALAYPLGGRFNIAHGVSNALLLPYVMIWNKMACVERMQDIAEAMGVKTAHLSANEAADKAVEAMTELCAAVEIPKGLRSFGVPEDAIPAMAVEAAGIERLMRNNPRKLSAIDIEKIYRAAY, encoded by the coding sequence ATGAGTCTTTCCTCTTTCAAAATCGCTCACAAACTGATCACCGGCGCAGGGGCCATCGAGCAACTGTCCGCCGAGCTGTCACGTCTGGACATCGACAACCCGCTGATCGTCACCGACGCCGCGCTGGTCAAATCCGGCACGGTAGAGCTGGCGCTGGCGCAGCTGGGTGATCGAAGCTACGAAATCTTCGACCGCGTGCTGCCTGATCCGGAAATCGCCATCGTCGAAGACTGCATGCGCGTTTACCGCGAAGGCGGGCATGACGGCTTGATCGGTCTGGGCGGTGGCAGCGCCATCGACATCGCCAAGAGTGTCGCGGCATATGCCGGCTACCACGGCGCGCTGGAGGATTTGTTCGGTGTCGATCAAGTGCCGCGCAAAGGTCCGCCGCTGATCGCGATCCCGACCACCGCCGGCACCGGTTCGGAAGTGACCAACGTGGCAATCCTCTCCGACAAGGTCGCGCAACTGAAAAAGGGCATCGTCAGCGACTATCTGTTGCCGGACGTGGCGCTGGTCAGTCCGCAGATGACCCTGACCTGCCCGCGCGGTGTCACGGCCGCCAGCGGCGTCGATGCATTGGTGCATGCCATCGAATCCTATCTGTCGGTCAATGCTTCGCCGATTACCGATGCCCTGGCCATCGGCGCGATCAAGCTGATCGCCAAGGCATTGCCCAAGGCCTACGCCAATCCATCGAACCTGCAGGCACGGGAAGACATGGCCACCGCCAGCCTGATGGCCGGCATGGCGTTCGGTAATGCAGGGGTCGGCGCGGTACATGCCCTGGCGTATCCGCTGGGCGGGCGTTTCAACATCGCCCATGGCGTGAGCAACGCCTTGCTGCTGCCCTATGTCATGATCTGGAACAAGATGGCCTGCGTCGAACGCATGCAGGATATCGCCGAGGCCATGGGGGTGAAGACCGCTCATCTGAGTGCCAACGAAGCGGCCGACAAAGCCGTGGAGGCCATGACCGAGTTGTGTGCGGCCGTGGAAATCCCCAAGGGCCTGCGCAGTTTCGGGGTTCCCGAAGACGCCATCCCCGCCATGGCAGTGGAAGCGGCGGGCATTGAGCGCTTGATGCGCAACAATCCACGCAAATTGAGCGCGATTGATATCGAGAAGATCTACCGCGCAGCCTACTGA